One part of the Marinobacter sp. M3C genome encodes these proteins:
- a CDS encoding LysR family transcriptional regulator, whose amino-acid sequence MARLDVNRSGEMDVFVRVVELGGFSAAARAFRMTPSAVSKLVGRLESRLAVRLLNRSTRQVQLTPEGCVFYERSVRVLADLEEAERGAATNDAPRGRLCVNANVAFGDRFLLPLVPEFLNKYPDITLDIVLTDEVIDIIGKRADVAVRAGPLKSSSLLARKLGETRMVIVGAPAYFERHGVPTQVADLEQHNRLGFNYARAMDGWPLLDQGQIINMTTNGNAQVSDGEALLRLVLAGLGLARLAAFQVKDDIAAGRLLSVLEACNPGDVEEVHAVFLGQGGYLPSRVRALLDFLVEKVHFD is encoded by the coding sequence ATGGCGCGTCTGGATGTCAATCGATCAGGAGAAATGGATGTCTTCGTCCGCGTAGTCGAACTGGGCGGTTTCTCTGCCGCTGCGCGTGCGTTTCGCATGACGCCATCTGCGGTCAGCAAGCTGGTAGGACGGCTCGAAAGTCGATTAGCGGTACGCTTGCTCAATCGTTCGACCCGACAAGTGCAACTAACCCCCGAGGGCTGTGTGTTTTACGAGCGTAGCGTGCGGGTACTGGCCGATCTGGAAGAAGCGGAGCGCGGCGCTGCGACCAACGATGCGCCGCGCGGGCGGCTATGCGTGAACGCCAATGTGGCGTTTGGCGATCGCTTTTTGCTGCCGCTAGTGCCCGAGTTTTTGAATAAATATCCCGACATCACCCTCGACATTGTGCTGACCGATGAAGTGATCGATATCATCGGGAAGCGCGCGGACGTGGCGGTGCGCGCTGGTCCGCTGAAGAGTTCGAGTTTGCTGGCACGCAAGTTGGGCGAAACGCGGATGGTCATTGTCGGCGCGCCTGCCTACTTTGAGCGCCATGGCGTCCCAACTCAAGTGGCTGACCTTGAGCAGCACAACCGACTGGGCTTCAACTATGCGCGAGCCATGGACGGATGGCCGCTGCTTGACCAAGGCCAAATCATCAATATGACGACGAACGGCAATGCCCAAGTCAGCGATGGCGAAGCACTGCTGCGCCTGGTCCTTGCCGGACTCGGTCTGGCACGGCTCGCAGCATTCCAGGTCAAGGACGACATTGCAGCCGGACGGTTGCTGTCGGTGCTGGAAGCATGTAATCCGGGGGATGTGGAGGAAGTCCATGCGGTCTTCCTCGGGCAAGGCGGTTATCTGCCTTCGCGGGTGCGTGCCCTGCTCGATTTTCTGGTGGAGAAAGTCCACTTCGATTGA
- a CDS encoding MFS transporter has protein sequence MPIALYALTAGAFGIGVTEFVIMGLLLEVGAEFGVSIQAAGWLISGYALGVVVGAPLLTAMTGRWPRKTLLLGLMVIFTLGNAACALAPSYGFLMAARVLTAFAHGTFFGVGSVVATGLVAPDKRASAIAFMFTGLTLANILGVPSVPGWTESSSRTAPDSAYYLGGGAGAVVRIWRGSDCHPAGTWATSGCRWQASL, from the coding sequence ATGCCAATTGCTCTTTATGCACTAACCGCCGGTGCCTTCGGCATCGGTGTCACCGAATTCGTCATCATGGGTTTGCTACTGGAAGTCGGTGCCGAGTTTGGCGTCTCAATCCAGGCGGCTGGCTGGTTAATTTCCGGCTACGCACTGGGCGTCGTTGTCGGAGCGCCGCTGCTTACGGCGATGACTGGGCGCTGGCCGCGCAAGACCTTGCTGTTGGGCCTGATGGTGATTTTCACTCTGGGTAACGCTGCGTGTGCGCTGGCGCCAAGTTATGGCTTTTTGATGGCCGCCCGCGTGTTGACTGCGTTCGCCCACGGTACTTTCTTCGGCGTCGGTTCTGTGGTTGCCACCGGTTTGGTGGCGCCGGATAAACGCGCCTCCGCAATCGCCTTCATGTTTACTGGCCTGACGCTGGCCAATATTCTGGGCGTGCCATCGGTGCCTGGCTGGACGGAGTCGTCATCGCGTACGGCCCCGGACTCAGCGTATTACTTGGGTGGCGGCGCTGGTGCCGTCGTGCGCATTTGGCGTGGCTCTGACTGCCATCCGGCTGGAACGTGGGCAACGTCTGGGTGCCGATGGCAAGCCTCTCTATGA
- a CDS encoding SGNH/GDSL hydrolase family protein, with product MTTNLNTRPYARRLAWLHRFMAVTLATSLAVPSAVSAAEPSAWIGTWMASPQPIWGPDFAFPTNIPATLQDQTIRQVTRISLGGKRIRIVLSNEYGSQPLVIGAAHVALADAGSAIVAGTDRPITFGGKTSAIVPPGAPLMSDPVDLTVAPLANVAVSVFLPNKTQATTFHWDGRQTAYLVKGNQVAAKHIETDTTTGARIFLRGIQVETATPASTVVVIGDSITDGNGATINANARWPDFLAARLVSRNVAVLNAGISGARLLGDRMGVNALARFDRDVLSLLRVKTVVVLLGINDISWPGTAFDPQGIRPSVDALIAGYRQLIARAHTHGVRVAGATLTPFEGALPDTPLDNYYHADKDQLRQQINTWIRNSGEFDAVIDFDALARDPAHPARLKPEFDSGDHLHPGDRGNKAMADAIDLDTLFQANYAHLLSPSQKDSPHEN from the coding sequence ATGACAACGAACCTTAATACTCGCCCCTATGCCCGCCGCCTGGCCTGGCTCCATCGATTCATGGCAGTCACGCTGGCGACCTCGCTGGCCGTGCCCTCTGCCGTGAGCGCGGCCGAACCCAGCGCCTGGATTGGCACCTGGATGGCCAGCCCGCAACCGATTTGGGGACCGGACTTCGCTTTCCCCACCAACATTCCAGCCACGCTGCAGGATCAGACCATTCGGCAGGTGACCCGTATCAGTCTCGGCGGCAAGCGTATCCGCATCGTGCTGTCCAACGAGTATGGCAGCCAGCCGCTGGTTATCGGCGCCGCGCATGTCGCGTTGGCCGATGCCGGGTCGGCGATTGTTGCCGGCACGGATCGGCCCATCACTTTCGGCGGCAAAACCTCTGCCATCGTACCGCCGGGCGCGCCGCTGATGAGCGATCCGGTCGATCTGACAGTCGCACCTTTAGCTAATGTGGCGGTCAGCGTCTTCCTGCCGAACAAAACGCAGGCCACCACCTTTCATTGGGATGGTCGCCAGACGGCCTATCTGGTGAAGGGTAATCAGGTCGCGGCCAAACATATCGAGACAGATACCACCACAGGTGCGCGCATCTTCCTGCGCGGAATTCAGGTCGAAACTGCCACACCTGCCAGCACGGTGGTCGTGATCGGCGACTCGATCACCGACGGCAATGGCGCAACCATCAATGCCAATGCGCGCTGGCCCGATTTTCTTGCCGCACGTTTGGTATCGAGAAACGTGGCGGTACTCAATGCCGGTATTTCTGGCGCCCGCCTGCTCGGCGACCGCATGGGCGTCAATGCATTGGCGCGCTTTGACCGGGACGTGTTGAGTCTGCTGCGGGTCAAGACGGTCGTGGTCCTCCTCGGCATCAACGACATCAGTTGGCCAGGCACGGCGTTCGATCCTCAAGGCATCAGGCCGTCGGTCGACGCGCTGATCGCCGGCTATCGCCAGCTCATCGCGCGTGCGCACACCCATGGCGTGCGGGTCGCCGGCGCGACGCTGACGCCGTTCGAGGGCGCATTGCCGGACACGCCGCTGGACAATTACTACCACGCGGACAAGGACCAGCTGCGCCAGCAAATCAACACATGGATACGCAACAGTGGCGAATTCGATGCAGTGATTGACTTCGACGCGCTGGCCAGAGACCCGGCGCATCCGGCCCGTTTGAAGCCTGAATTCGACTCGGGCGATCACCTGCATCCAGGTGATCGCGGCAACAAGGCGATGGCTGACGCCATCGATCTGGACACGCTTTTCCAGGCTAATTACGCGCACCTCTTATCTCCATCACAAAAGGATTCTCCTCATGAAAATTGA